The Arachis hypogaea cultivar Tifrunner chromosome 19, arahy.Tifrunner.gnm2.J5K5, whole genome shotgun sequence genome has a window encoding:
- the LOC112777317 gene encoding uncharacterized protein: MLFKFSTLEVPRAGFHSLSPVYMPNVDIMNIILMSASMRACCVLPPRVWYTPSLFADDVIAMRPFEVIRRKYMNRWMPATSRLEHVLVPVCKKTYTWYLMVVDVKHGRVYCLDVTRAPEYKERRERNMRTILLLLAQFFMLESNMLSFSHVSADPTTWGPIKYPDGVPSYQECDDSCLWILNWIQTEGKFKVSNLPWQMDPLKLRMKTATKIVLLDCNEVKETVASKADAAWRKVIRMKD; encoded by the exons ATGCTGTTCAAGTTCTCAACATTGGAAGTTCCTAGAGCAGGATTCCATTCGTTATCGCCGGTTTATATGCCCAATGTTGAC ATTATGAACATAATCCTCATGAGCGCCTCCATGCGAGCCTGCTGCGTTCTGCCACCTCGTGTTTGGTACACACCTTCGCTGTTTGCCGATGACGTCATAGCAATGAGGCCATTCGAGGTCATTAGGAGAAAATACATGAACAGATGGATGCCGGCAACTAGTCGTCTCGAACAC GTTTTGGTCCCGGTGTGCAAAAAAACATACACCTGGTACCTGATGGTCGTGGACGTTAAGCATGGGAGGGTCTACTGCCTAGATGTGACAAGAGCTCCAGAGTACAAGGAGCGGAGGGAACGCAACATGCGAACCATT CTACTGTTGCTCGCCCAGTTTTTCATGCTGGAATCTAACATGCTGAGCTTTTCCCATGTTAGTGCTGATCCGACCACTTGGGGACCAATTAAGTATCCCGATGGAGTCCCAAGCTACCAGGAATG CGATGATTCATGTCTGTGGATTTTGAACTGGATCCAAACAGAAGGCAAATTCAAAGTTTCAAACCTTCCCTGGCAG ATGGACCCGTTGAAATTAAGGATGAAAACTGCAACAAAGATTGTCCTTTTGGACTGTAACGAGGTGAAGGAAACAGTGGCCTCCAAGGCAGATGCAGCGTGGAGGAAGGTTATTCGCATGAAGGACTGA
- the LOC112777732 gene encoding protein FAR1-RELATED SEQUENCE 5-like, translated as MLPVFLGLDGLRAEDVLEMEFSSPQEASGFYNNYSRLKGFASRRGKTVRNTAGEIVRYTFVCNRQGFREKKWLEKVDRKREHKAVTRCGCLAEMRIKRKEGSGRWYVSRFVEEHNHELAYGKLVDYLRSHRKISEVEVAQLTSMREIGISIPKIYESFAAQLGGFNLVTFTKQDMYNEIRKQRGLQGGDVSAAVRYLEGLARMDGKMFWRYKLGSGQHLCNLFWSDGRCQEDYAIFGDVLAFDATYGRNKYNLPVVVFSGVNHHNQTCVFGTAMVSCESQESYIWVLRQFLECMQGKAPQSVITDGDPAMRIAIRTVFPDAHHRLCAWHLLRNSTANISDPRFTQMFRHCMLADMEIEEFEAYWESMVNECGVREVEWVKDLYTKKHAWATAYIRGRFFAGIRTTSRCESLHAKLGRFVESRYGVLEFVRNFQRCVDFLRDTEDELDFRSWYGTPVLQTEFVELEKSGWTMFTREMFLRYRDSLKRCVRVRICEFDDSDNPHAYTLQKYRRPEMNWKVYRDHISNRFTCSCMRMESFGIPCVHILSVCVRLDLVEIPESLVLRRWSKAAKLEIHNQCGEQHIVEPSVTYRTRLGAFSQLCKRLGRVACMSDEDFKVYSNKLMSDALFLEIKYGLRPLTDNMTTANDCGVKDPIRVRTKGTARMSQAGGSAPKTKRKCSTCGKLGHRRTRCPIGGAQPSTRNKESLAGRNKRKRTKVTT; from the coding sequence ATGTTGCCCGTTtttttgggtttggatgggttgCGAGCTGAAGATGTTCTTGAAATGGAGTTCTCTTCACCTCAGGAGGCTAGCGGCTTCTATAACAATTACAGCCGACTAAAGGGCTTTGCATCAAGGCGAGGCAAGACGGTTAGAAACACTGCCGGAGAGATAGTGCGGTACACGTTTGTTTGTAATAGGCAAGGATTTCGAGAGAAGAAATGGTTGGAAAAGGTTGATCGCAAAAGGGAGCATAAGGCTGTAACCCGATGTGGATGTTTGGCGGAGATGAGGATAAAGAGGAAAGAAGGTAGTGGGAGGTGGTATGTGTCGCGTTTTGTCGAGGAGCATAACCACGAACTTGCGTATGGGAAGCTTGTTGATTATCTGCGGTCACACAGGAAGATATCTGAGGTAGAAGTTGCTCAGCTAACAAGCATGAGAGAGATTGGGATTAGCATACCTAAGATTTATGAGTCCTTCGCAGCACAACTAGGGGGTTTTAACCTGGTAACATTCACAAAGCAAGATATGTATAATGAGATACGGAAACAGAGAGGTCTGCAAGGCGGAGACGTAAGTGCAGCTGTTAGGTACTTGGAAGGTCTGGCACGCATGGATGGGAAAATGTTTTGGCGCTACAAGTTGGGATCAGGGCAACACCTATGCAACTTGTTTTGGAGCGATGGTCGTTGTCAGGAAGATTATGCGATATTCGGCGATGTGCTAGCATTCGACGCTACCTATGGCCGCAACAAGTACAACCTACCTGTTGTAGTATTTTCCGGAGTAAACCACCACAACCAGACATGCGTATTCGGAACAGCAATGGTGTCATGCGAATCGCAGGAGTCATATATTTGGGTTCTTCGCCAGTTTCTGGAATGCATGCAAGGTAAGGCACCGCAATCAGTCATCACGGATGGCGACCCGGCCATGCGTATAGCAATCCGCACCGTTTTTCCTGACGCACATCATCGGTTGTGTGCCTGGCATCTGCTGAGGAACTCGACTGCAAACATAAGCGACCCGAGATTCACACAAATGTTTAGACACTGCATGCTGGCAGATATGGAAATCGAAGAGTTCGAAGCGTATTGGGAGTCAATGGTCAATGAGTGCGGTGTCAGGGAGGTTGAGTGGGTTAAGGACTTGTACACCAAAAAGCACGCTTGGGCAACCGCATACATTCGTGGTAGATTTTTTGCTGGAATACGGACAACCTCTAGGTGCGAGTCACTACACGCCAAACTAGGGAGGTTTGTTGAGAGCAGGTACGGGGTGTTAGAATTTGTCAGAAATTTTCAAAGGTGTGTGGATTTTCTGCGTGACACCGAGGATGAGCTAGACTTTCGTTCATGGTACGGAACACCTGTGCTACAAACGGAGTTCGTTGAGCTGGAAAAGTCTGGATGGACTATGTTCACCCGCGAAATGTTTCTCAGATACCGGGATAGCCTGAAACGGTGTGTTCGTGTTAGAATATGTGAATTTGATGATAGTGACAACCCTCATGCATATACTCTTCAGAAGTATCGGAGGCCTGAGATGAATTGGAAGGTTTATAGGGACCATATCTCGAACAGATTTACTTGCAGCTGCATGCGCATGGAGTCGTTTGGCATTCCTTGTGTGCATATCCTTTCCGTTTGTGTAAGGCTAGACTTGGTGGAAATCCCTGAAAGCCTGGTGCTGCGTAGGTGGTCTAAGGCAGCCAAATTGGAGATACATAACCAATGTGGTGAGCAACACATTGTTGAACCAAGTGTGACCTATAGGACACGATTGGGTGCTTTCTCCCAGCTGTGCAAGCGTTTAGGGCGCGTTGCTTGCATGAGCGATGAAGACTTCAAGGTTTACTCAAACAAGCTTATGAGCGATGCTCTGTTCCTTGAAATAAAGTACGGCTTAAGACCATTAACGGATAATATGACAACAGCAAATGACTGCGGGGTGAAGGACCCCATTCGTGTCAGGACAAAAGGCACGGCTCGGATGAGTCAAGCAGGCGGTTCTGCGccgaaaacgaaaagaaagtgcAGCACATGCGGGAAGCTCGGGCACCGGAGGACTAGATGCCCCATCGGAGGCGCGCAACCTTCAACGAGGAACAAAGAATCACTTGCTGGCAGAAATAAACGCAAGCGAACGAAGGTTACCACCTAA
- the LOC112779611 gene encoding uncharacterized protein: MMKSRNPLTDLSNNHNRTAPPPTTTMKMKMKKKNKKMESENANGGESLKDEQDNALDHLLLVQSNLSSLLHQVDELVVQAFKVKNLSNEGRKEIKSFSDFLSDMHSSLKPWVIRFENVLSSPSVELKSKPHQALKGNSVSSDDSDESNVSDSLEEPTMDSLISPSPLVSWHANCTIQRGRQMFMLTPLPISKKLSSKFREPSKSEFNKLASTNDVGTSTFLAVSRNMNDLLDSVVVKSTPAKPAPSLANEEANNQEPKRDSSILVMMTPRFKMSPPKSCVLLEPISEIHHLGDIKSRKSTPFPIGIHYSDSEDSESPSSGNDALQGLALKSTELKETQKIPKSGIGKKIIEASPCWLTSPPKSCVLLEPLDEKSMDMENADNESSIQISDLVLSHQISKLKDEVGHGLSRIENTPMWREPQSTFRTGKRPGENTLKKELWTKFEAASSYGFQPKLPAVEKDAPKGFLDLLEEASGDELK, from the exons ATGATGAAGTCCAGGAACCCTCTCACTGATTTATCGAACAATCATAATCGCACTGCACCACCACCAACAACTactatgaagatgaagatgaagaagaagaataagaagatggAATCCGAGAATGCGAATGGCGGTGAATCGTTGAAAGATGAACAGGACAACGCTCTCGATCACTTGCTTCTGGTTCAGTCCAATCTCTCTTCACTTCTCCATCAG GTTGATGAGCTTGTTGTTCAAGCATTCAAAGTCAAGAATTTAAGCAATGAGGGGAGAAAAGAAATCAAGTCTTTCTCCGATTTCTTGTCTGATATGCATTCATCTTTGAAG CCTTGGGTGATCAGGTTTGAAAATGTGCTTTCTTCGCCCTCTGTAGAGCTCAAAAGTAAACCGCATCAAGCTTTGAAGGGTAATTCAGTTTCTTCCGATGATAGCGATGAGAGCAATGTCAGTGACAGTCTCGAAGAGCCCACAATGGACTCTCTGATCTCTCCTTCTCCCCTTGTTTCATGGCATGCCAACTGTACTATTCAAAGAGGTAGACAAATGTTCATGCTCACACCCCTTCCGATATCAAAGAAATTATCATCTAAATTCCGGGAACCATCAAAATCGGAGTTCAATAAATTGGCTTCCACCAATGATGTTGGGACATCAACCTTTTTAGCCGTCTCTAGAAATATGAATGATTTGCTGGACAGTGTTGTAGTGAAGTCAACTCCAGCTAAGCCTGCCCCTTCTCTTGCAAATGAAGAAGCAAATAATCAAGAGCCCAAAAGGGATAGCTCCATACTTGTTATGATGACTCCCCGTTTTAAAATGTCACCTCCAAAATCTTGCGTCTTGCTTGAACCTATATCTGAAATCCATCATCTTGGTGACATAAAGTCTCGCAAGTCCACTCCATTTCCTATCGGGATTCATTACAGTGATTCAGAGGATTCTGAGTCTCCTAGTAGTGGTAATGATGCTTTACAGGGTTTGGCATTAAAATCTACAGAGCTCAAAGAAACACAGAAGATTCCTAAGTCAGGAATTggaaagaaaataatagaagcatcACCATGCTGGCTTACCTCACCCCCGAAATCCTGTGTTTTGCTGGAGCCACTTGATGAGAAATCAATGGACATGGAGAATGCTGATAATGAGTCATCTATTCAGATATCTGACTTGGTTCTTAGCCATCAAATAAGCAAATTGAAAGATGAGGTTGGTCACGGCCTATCACGTATTGAGAACACTCCGATGTGGCGCGAACCTCAAAGCACTTTCCGAACAGGTAAACGTCCTGGTGAAAATACTTTGAAGAAGGAACTATGGACTAAGTTTGAGGCAGCATCAAGTTATGGGTTTCAACCCAAGTTGCCGGCAGTTGAAAAGGATGCTCCAAAAGGGTTCCTTGACCTGCTGGAAGAAGCTTCTGGTGATGAATTGAAATGA
- the LOC112775990 gene encoding lysM domain receptor-like kinase 3 — MVLVRIPHLRFFLFLLLHIHCISCYNTTTTPLGCTDTGRVCTSFLAFKPQNQSLAVIQSMFDVLPGDITVEDSGWDYVFIRKNCSCAYGLRKYVSNTTFTVKSNQGYVYDLVMDAYDGLALPPNTTRRAKNGAVVSLRLFCGCSSGLWNYLMSYVMRDGDSVESLASRFGVSMDNIESVNGIGNPDNVTVGSVYYIPLDSAPGDPYPINNTAPPAPVPAPSVENISGDQVGRKAHVPYGWIIGGSGVGLFMVLLGIVLCVSLKSSNCRSEARSNEKDAEGKISHKFHILRNPSFFCGSGRYICGKTVEQKQTDAESSNHTITVPKVSTLGPDVFDMDKPVVFTYEEIFATTDCFSDSNLLGHGTYGSVYYSLLRDQEVAIKRMTAMKTKEFMSEMKVLCKVHHANLVELIGYAASQDELFLVYEYAQKGSLRSHLHDPQNKGHSPLSWIMRVQIALDAARGLEYIHEHTKTHYVHRDIKTSNILLDASFRAKISDFGLAKLVGKTNDGEVSTTKVVGTYGYLAPEYLSDGLATTKSDVYAFGVVLFEIISGREAIIRTEGTMSKNPDRRSLASVMLAVLRNSPDSVSMSNMRDYIDPNMMDLYPHDCVFKMAMLAKQCVDDDPVLRPDMKQVVISLSQILLSSIEWEATLAGNSQVFSGLVQGR; from the exons ATGGTTCTTGTACGGATACCCCATTTGAGGTtctttctgtttctgcttcttcATATTCACTGCATCAGCTGCTACAACACCACAACAACACCATTGGGCTGTACGGACACAGGCCGTGTCTGCACCTCTTTCTTGGCCTTTAAGCCTCAGAACCAAAGCTTAGCTGTGATTCAAAGCATGTTTGATGTGTTACCCGGTGACATCACTGTTGAGGATAGTGGTTGGGACTATGTGTTCATAAGGAAGAACTGTTCTTGTGCCTATGGCCTCAGGAAGTATGTGTCTAACACCACTTTTACTGTGAAATCCAATCAAGGGTATGTGTATGATTTGGTTATGGATGCTTATGATGGTCTTGCTTTGCCTCCAAACACAACAAGGAGGGCTAAGAATGGTGCTGTTGTGTCTTTGAGGTTGTTCTGTGGCTGCTCTAGTGGCTTGTGGAACTATCTGATGAGTTATGTTATGAGAGATGGTGACAGTGTTGAATCATTGGCAAGTAGATTTGGGGTTAGTATGGATAACATTGAGAGTGTGAATGGCATTGGTAATCCTGATAATGTCACGGTTGGTTCGGTTTATTATATACCTCTTGATTCAG CTCCAGGTGATCCCTATCCCATTAACAATACTGCTCCTCCAGCTCCTGTTCCCGCCCCATCTGTTGAGAATATCTCAG gTGATCAAGTCGGTCGTAAGGCTCATGTACCTTACGGATGGATCATTGGGGGTTCAGGGGTTGGTCTTTTTATGGTGTTATTAGGCATAGTTCTCTGTGTTTCTCTGAAGTCATCAAATTGTCGCTCTGAAGCCAGAAGTAATGAAAAAGATGCTGAGGGGAAGATATCTCATAAGTTCCATATTCTTAGAAATCCAAGTTTTTTCTGTGGTTCTGGGAGGTATATATGTGGCAAAACTGTAGAACAGAAGCAAACTGATGCCGAATCCAGTAATCACACGATTACCGTTCCCAAAGTTTCAA CTCTTGGCCCTGATGTGTTTGACATGGATAAGCCTGTAGTTTTTACATATGAAGAGATTTTCGCCACAACTGATTGTTTCTCTGATTCAAATCTGCTTGGTCATGGAACCTATGGTTCTGTTTACTATAGCCTTCTTCGGGATCAG GAAGTTGCTATCAAAAGAATGACTGCTATGAAAACAAAAGAATTCATGTCAGAGATGAAAGTTCTATGCAAGGTCCATCATGCTAATCTG GTAGAATTGATCGGCTATGCGGCTAGTCAGGATGAGCTTTTCCTTGTTTATGAATATGCTCAAAAGGGTTCACTTAGAAGTCATTTGCATGATCCTCAAAATAAGG GTCATTCCCCACTTTCTTGGATCATGAGGGTCCAAATTGCTCTTGATGCCGCTCGGGGACTTGAATACATACATGAACACACTAAGACTCATTATGTCCACCGGGACATCAAGACGAGCAACATTTTGCTCGATGCTTCCTTTAGAGCAAAG ATTTCGGATTTCGGGTTAGCAAAACTTGTTGGGAAAACAAATGATGGCGAAGTTTCAACAACCAAAGTTGTTGGTACTTATGGATATCTTGCACCAGA ATACTTGAGTGATGGCCTTGCAACAACAAAGAGTGATGTCTATGCATTTGGTGTTGTCCTTTTCGAGATCATATCGGGGAGGGAGGCCATTATTCGAACAGAAGGAACGATGTCCAAAAATCCGGATAGGCGTTCATTGGCGTCTGTG ATGTTGGCAGTCCTTAGGAACTCGCCGGATTCCGTGAGCATGTCAAACATGAGAGATTATATTGACCCAAATATGATGGATCTGTATCCCCATGATTGTGTATTTAAG ATGGCCATGCTGGCGAAGCAATGCGTGGATGACGATCCGGTCTTACGGCCGGACATGAAACAAGTTGTGATATCTCTCTCACAGATTCTTCTttcttcaattgaatgggaaGCAACTCTGGCAGGGAATAGCCAAGTATTTAGTGGCCTTGTTCAGGGAAGATAG